The following is a genomic window from Amycolatopsis acidiphila.
AGGAACGCCGCGTCGACGGCGCCGATGCCCTCGTCGAGGATCAGGATCTCGGGGTCGATCGTGGTGACCACGCCGAGCGCCAGGCGCACGCGCATACCGGTCGAGTACGTCCGCAGCGGCATCGAGAGGTAGTCGCCGAGCTCGGTGAAGTCCGCGATGTCGTCGACCCGCTTCTCCATCTGCTTGCGGGTCATGCCGAGGAAGAGGCCGCGGATCATGATGTTCTCGTAGCCGGAGATCTCCGGGTCCATCCCGATGCCCAGGTCGAACACCGGCGCGACCTTGCCCTCCACCCGGGCGGTGCCGCGGGTGGGCTCGTAGATGCCCGACAGCAACCGCAGCAGCGTGGACTTGCCGGCGCCGTTGTGCCCGACGAGGCCGACGCGGTCGCCGTCCTTGAGCGCCAGCGACACGTCCTGCAGCGCCTCGATCACCGGCACCCTGCTGTCCGTGCCGATCTTGCCGCCGACCTTGCCGAGCACCCGCTTCTTCAGCGACCGGGTCTTCGCGTCGAAGATCGGGAAATCGACGTACGCGTTGTTGACTTCAATGTTGACCATGTCTAGTTCTCACACCCAGTAGGAGACGCGGGCCCGGTAGTTGCGCATCGCGACGAGGGCGAGCAACCAGCCCACGACGGTGATCCCGCCGACGACGACCCAGCTCCAGGGGTTGACGGCCTGTCCGATCAACGGCGCACGCAGGATCTGGACGAAGTGGTAGAAGGGGTTCAGGTGCACGATCGGCACCACCCACGAGGCGAGTGCCGAGCGGGCGCCGTGGCCGTACAGCTGGTCGATGGGCCAGACGATCGGGGTCATGTAGAACAGCAGCTGGATCAGCGAGTTGATCACCTGCGGGATGTCCCGGTAGCGGGTCGAGATGATGCCGAGCAGTAGCGTGATCCACCAGGCGTTGAACGCCAGCAGGAAGAACGCGGGGATCGCGCTCAGCGAGTACAGGCCCAGGCCCGGGTGACAGATCGGTGAGTCCGGCCCGCAGGTGCCCGTGGTGAGACCGTACGAGTGGCTCAGCGAGCCGAAGAAGATCGCGTCGATGATGACCACGACGATCAGGTTGTGCGCGAACATCAGCGTCTGCCGCCACACCGTGCGCAGCGCGTACACCGTCAACGGCGCGCGGATCTGCTTGATCAGGCCCTCGTTGGAGATGAAGGTCTCCATGCCCTCCGACAGGCAGCCGCTGATGAAGGTCCAGACGATGAACCCGGTGGAGATGTAGGGCAGGAACGTCGAGGTGTGCAGGCCCCACAACTGTGAGTACAGCAGGCCGAGGCCGAGGGAGATGACGCCCTGGCTGATGGTGATCCAGAACGGGCCGATCACCGACCGGCGGTAGCGCTGCTTGATGTCCTGCCAGCCCAGGTGACTCCACAGCTCACGCTGCGAAAACCCCTCGCGGATGTCCTCGAACGCGCGCGCGAAGGAACGGCTGTTCGCCGAGGGCGGGATCCGCCGTGGACCGTTTGTCACAGGATCGCTGGCCGTGTCGACCGTGCTGGTGGCGTGCACTGCCTCAGGGTAGCGACCGGAACCGGGGGGTCCCGTTGAGGGCGGGCAACCTCCTGCCACCTGGGGCGTCACTCTTTCGGGGCGGATAATTCCTGGCCGCTTGTGCCCGGTAGCGTGTGATCCACCTTCCGCCGAGGCGCCGTAGCCTCCGCTGTTTCGACAAACACAAAATCTGAAGCGGGGTGTCGAGCGACATGACCCAGAACGCGGTTGCCGAGCCGGAGAACCGGTCGGGAAGCCAGGGCGGCGAGCCGGGGCGGCTGCTGGCGCAGCGCACGTTCTTCGCCGCGCGCTCCTTCCCCGCTCCGGACGCGATGTACGCGGCCGCGACGCTGGGTGCGGTTGTCACCGAACGTGACCGGGTGACCGTCGAGCCGCACGCGTACGTCACCACCAACACCTACTTCGGCCGCTTTCCGGCGAGCTACTGGCAGCGCTACACCGAGGTCGCGACCTGCGACGTCGAGGCCGTGGTCACCGGCTCGGGCAAGCTGCTGATCAGCGCGTCGGACAGCAAGGGCGACTCCCGCACGGCGGCGAGCACCGTCGTCGAGGGCGCCGACCACGAGACCGTCCGGCTGACCGCGCCGATCGACCGGTTCGTCGACGGTGGCGCGCTGTGGCTCGACATCGAGACCGGCGGCGAGCGCCTGGTCGTGGAGGACGTGCGCTGGACGGTGGCGAGCGCGAAGGCGCCGCGCCCGGTCTCGGTGGTCATCTGCACGCACAACCGCGCCGACTACTGCATCGAGACGCTGACCGAGCTGGCCGAAGACCCGGCCGTCCGCGACTACGTCGCCGCGGTGCACGTCACCGACCAGGGCACCGACACCGTGGAGTCGCGCGAGCGCTTCGCGTACGTCAAGGAGCTGCTCGGTGACAAGCTCCGCTACGTCCGCCAGCCCAACCTCGGCGGTGCCGGCGGCTTCACCCGCGGCATGTACGAGACGCTCGAGGCCCCGGGCGGCGAGGACGCGCACGTCCTGCTGATGGACGACGACATCAAGCTCGAGTCCGACACCATCCTGCGGATCAGCGCGCTCGCCAACTCCACCACCGAGCCCGCCGTGGTGGGTGGCCAGAACCTGTGCGAGCTGCACCCCGACCAGCTGTTCGTCGACGCGGACATCGCGAACCTGCCGAAGCTTCGTGCCGGGATCGACCGCACGGACTCGCTGTCGCAGCGCAGCATGCTCGAGCACAACCAGGACCGCCGCGTCGACGCCACGCACAACGCGTGGTGGTGCTGCCTGATCCCCGCCGAGGTCGTGCGGGCCATCGGCTACCCGCTGCCGATCTTCTTCCAGTGGGACGACGTCGAGTACGGCCTGCGGGCGCGCGGCGCGGGCTTCTTCACCGTGACCCTGCCCGGCGCCGGGGTCTGGCACCAGGACCTGCACTGGAAGGGCTGGGACGACTGGGCCCGCTACTTCCACTACCGCAACGGCCTGATCACCGCGGCGCTGCACCACCAGCTGCAGCCCAAGGACATGTTCCAGTTCCTGCTCAACGAGTTCATGGAGACGCTGGCCTCGATGCAGTACGGCCTGGCTGCGACCATGATCAAGGCGATCGAGGACTTCCTGGACGGCCCCGCCGGCCTGGCCGACGGCGGTGCGAACGTGGTGCAGGCGATCCGGATGCTGCGTGCCGAGTACCCCGAGACCCACATCGTGCCCGCGGCGCGCGCCGGTGTCCGGGCCGACCACATGCCGATCGTGCGCGCGGGCTTCGAGCCGTCGAGGCCGACGCTGGTGATGCTCAAGCGCCTGGCCATGCAGTACCTGGACAAGCCGGGCGGCAGCGCGGCGGTCCGCGCCGGTGACGAGCACTGGTGGCACGTGTCGCTGTTCCGCACGGCGGTCGTCACCGACTCCTCGCAGACGGGTGTGCGGGTGCGCCGGCTGGACAAGAAGCTGATGACCAGGCTCGGCAAGCAGGGCCTGGCAGTGCTGTGGCGGTTGCGGCAGGAGGGGGACCAGACGGTCCGCCGCTACCACGAGGCGCAGCCGCAGCTGACCAGCAAGGAGAACTGGGAGCGCCTCTTCGGCGGCCGATGAGCGGGTTCCGTACCCTCACCCACGTGGCTGAACGAGAGGGGACCCGCGTCCTGGCGGTCGTACCCGCGCGGGGCGGCTCGAAGGGTGTGCCGGGGAAGAACCTCGCGAAGGTTGGCGAGGACCCGCTGATCGCGCGGGCGGTGCGGGCACTGCGCTCGTCCGCCCGGGTCGACGAGGTCGTCGTCAGCACCGACAGCACCGAGATCGGCGCGGCCGCGCGGGCGGTGGGTGCCGCCGTGCTGCCGCGTCCGGACGAACTGTCGGGCGACGTGGTGTCCTCGGAAGCGGTTCTGTTGCACTCGCTGGACGTGTTCGAGGAAGAGCACGGGTACGCCCCCGAGGTGGTACTGCTCGTGCAGTGCACTTCGCCGTTCATCGCCACCGAGACGGTCGACAACGTCGTCTCGCAGATCCTCGACGAGGGCTGGGACTGCGCCTTCACGGCCGTACGCGTGCACGAGTTCCTGTGGCAGCGCGACGACGAAGGCGGTGCGGTCGCGGTGAACCACGACGCGGCGGTACGGCCGCGGCGTCAGGAGCGCACGCCGGAGTTCCGCGAAACCGGTGCGGTGTACGGGATGCGCGTTCCCGGCTTCCGCGCGGCGCGGCACCGGTTCTTCGGGCGCATCGGGCTCGTGGAGACGCCCGCGAAGCACGCCATCGAGATCGACACCCCCGAAGACCTCGCGATCGCCCGCGCGCTGGCGGCGACGATCGAGCCGTCATCCGCCGAGGTCGACGTGGACGCCGTGGTCACCGACTTCGACGGCGTGCACACCGACGACCGCGCGCTGGTGCTGCAGGACGGCACCGAGGGCGTCATGGTCAGCCGGTCCGACGGGGCGGGCGTCGCGCGCCTGCTCGCCGCCGGGATCCCGCTGATGATCCTGTCCGTCGAGCGGAACCCGGTGGTCGCCGCCAGGGCGGCGAAGCTCGGCGCGGAGGTGCTGCACGGCGTCGGCGACAAGGCCGCCGTGCTCAAGAACTGGCTCGCCGAGCAGCGGCTGGACCCCGCCCGGGTCGCGTTCGTCGGCAACGACCTGCGCGACCTGGAGGCGATGGCCCTGGTCGGCTGGCCCATCGCGGTGCAGGACGCGCGGCCCGAGGTCCGCAACGCGGCTCGCCTGGTGCTGAGCAGGCCCGGCGGGTCCGGTGCGGTCCGCGAGGTGGCCGATCTCGTCCTGCACGCAGTCGAACGGAGGAAAGAACAGTGACTTCTGCCGTGCGGATCGGCGACCGAGTTCTCGGCGCGGGGCACCCGGTGTACACCGTCGCGGAGATCGGCATCAACCACAACGGCGATGTGGAGATCGCCAAGCGGTTGATCGAGCTCGCCGCGAACGTCGGCGCGGACGCGGTCAAGTTCCAGAAGCGGACGCCCGACATCGCGACCCCGCCGGACATGCGCGACACGTTGCGCGACACCCCGTGGGGGCAGATGACCTACCTCGACTACCGGTACCGCGTGGAGTTCGGCGAGTCCGAGTACGAGGCGATCGACGGGTACTGCCGCGAGCTGGGCCTCGCCTGGTTCGCCTCGCCGTGGGACGTGCCGAGCGTGGAGTTCCTGGAGAAGTTCGACGTCGTCACGCACAAGGTGGCCTCGGCCTCGCTGACCGACATCGAACTGCTGAAGGCGTTGCGCGATACCGGGAAGCCGATCATCGCCTCCACCGGTATGTCCACAATGGACGAGATCGACGCGGCGGTCGAGGTGCTGGGCACCGAGCGGCTGGTGCTGCTGCACGCCACCTCGACGTACCCGTGCCCGCCGGAAGAGGCGAACCTCCGCATGATCAACACGCTGGCCGACCGGTTCGGCGTGCCGATCGGCTACTCCGGGCACGAGCGCGGCCTGCAGGTGTCGATCGCCGCGGTGGCCATGGGCGCGTGCCTGGTCGAGCGGCACGTCACGCTGGACCGGACGATGTGGGGCTCGGACCAGGCCGCGTCGCTGGAGCCTGACGGCCTGCGGCGGCTGGTCCGCGACATCCGCAACGTCGAGCTGGCGCTCGGCGACGGTGTCAAGCGCGTGTTCCCCGGCGAGGAGGCCCCGCGCCGCCGTTTGCGCCGGGTGTGACGCCCGACGGGCGGTTCGTTACAGTCTCCCGGTCGATCGGTGAAGGGTGGGAGCTGTGCACCTGGCAGAGGCTGCACCGGAGCAGGCGGACGCGTCTCGACAGCTCGACGTGCTCCGGGACCTGCTCGCCTCGTACGCCCGTGGCAGGCGGGTCGAGACCCTGACAGTGGTGGGCAACGCCCCGCTGACCCCGGACACCGAACGGGCCGCCCTGATCGACGGCAGTGACCTCGTGCTGCGGATGACGACGTTCGCGCTCGACGAGCCCGGCGGGCAGCCGGCGTACGGCCGCAAGACCGACGTCGTCGTCGTGCACCGCGGCGTGCTGGTCAGCCCGCACACGTTCGCCGACTACAAGTCCCGGCTCTACCTGCTGGCCGAGCCGGGACGGCTGCACTGGGAGCCCGAGATCATCCCCGGCTGGTGGCCAACGGACCTGGGGTTCGTGCCGATCCCGAACCGGCCGTTCGTGCGCCCGCTGGGGCGCCTGCTGGGGCTCGACCCCGAGCAGGCGATCTGGGCGACCACCGGCACGCTCGTCGTCTACCTCGCCGTCCGGCTCTTTCCCGAGGCCAGGATCCGGATCACCGGGTTCTCGATCCTCGACAAGCCCGAGCAGACGACGTTCGCGCACGCGTGGGGCCAGGACGTGAACGTGACCGGAGACCATCGCCTGCACGCCGAGTCCGCGCTGCTGCGCTCGTGGCGTGACAACGGAGAAATCGAGTTGATCCCGTGAGCACCGTGAAGAAGCTGGGCAAGGTCGCCGTGTTCCCGCTGTGGAAGCGGATTCGCTGGCGGATCGAGAACGTGGCCGACCAGCGGTACGTGCCGCAGCTGGACGACCTGCGCCGCCAGGTGGACGCGTTGCGCGGGGAGCTGCACGCGATCCGCGACGAGCTGCGTGGGCACACCGACCGGCGGGCCGACGAGCTCGACGGCCGGGTCCGGTGGCACGACGACGAGATCAACCGCCTGTCCGCGCACGTCGCGGGCATCGACAGCCGGGTCGCGACGCTGGAACGACCGGGCGGTGGCAACGCGCAGGCCGCGCCGGACCTGGAAGACGCGCGGGCCGAACACGCACGTATCCGGGCCCGCGTCTCTGCCGTGGCGCAGTACGAGGAGCGCCTGGCCCGGGTGGAAGAGGCGTTGACGAAGGATGGTCACCGCAGCAACTGAGGTCAGACCCGGCGCCCCCGGCCGTCCGGCGTTCGGTCGCGGGGCCTGGCCGGCGGCCTCCTGGCGGCGGTCCCGGTCGCCGTCACCTTGTTCCGGACCGGCCTGAACCACGACATCCGGTTCGTGCTGGGATTTCTGCGCACCAGCGACATCGGCCCGGTCGGGGTCTTCGCGCACCGGCTGCTCCTCGCGCCGATGAGCCTCGTTCCGTCTGTGCCCTCTCGCCGAACTGGGACTTCCTGCAGCCGGAATGGGTGGCCGGGGTCTTCTCGACGCCCGCGGTCGCCGGCGCGCTCTGGCCGAAGAGACTGTGGGTGGCCGCGGTTCTCGGCGGACTGGGCCCCGCGCTCGCCGTCCTGGTGAAGTACACGACGGCGCCGACGGCTGGCGATCGGCGTGGTCCTGGTGGTCGACCGGCGGCGGGCGCTGTCGGCGACCGTCGCGGCGGTGCCGATCGGGCTCGCGCCGGCCCTGACACCTACAGGTACTGACCGGTGCCGCTGATTCCCGGAGCATGGCCTTCGGGGCGGCCGGAGGTGCCCGGCGGCAGGCCTCGGCGCATCTGCTCCAACTGCACGCGAGCGGCCATCTGCTGCGCGAACAGCGCTGTCTGGATGCCGTGGAAGAGCCCCTCCAGCCAGCCGACCAGCTGGGCCTGTGCGATCCGCAGCTCGGCGTCCGACGGGGTCGAGTCGTCGGTGAACGGCTGCACCAGGCGTTCGAGCTCGCTCTGCAGCTCCGGCGCGAGCGCCTGCTCGAGCTCCCGGACCGACGTCTGGTGGATCTCGCGCAGCCGGTTGCGGCTAGCGTCGTCCAGCGGCGCGGCGCGGACCTCCTCGAGCAGCTGCTTGATCATCGTCCCGATGCGCATCACCTTGGCCGGCTCTTCGACGAGGTCACCGACGGATTCCTGGGACTCCTCGTCGCCCGCCGGCATCCGCGCCGTGCCCACCGGGGCACCGTCGGGGCCGACCACCAGCACGTGCTGCGCCTGCTCGTCCGACTGGGGATTGAAGTTGTTGGGCTCCGTCATGACTCCGTCCATGGGCTTCGGCGACGCTGGTGCGACGTTCCCGAGCCTAGTCCTTGCGCCGCGGCCGGGTGTCCCACCCGAGGCCCGGACGGGCAAGCGCGACGCGGGAGCATGCCGCGAGAGGACCGATCGGGCACGGGGCGTCCCGCATACACATAGCCCAACCCCGGACGCGCAGCGAAATTACCCCTCCGTACGGTGTGCCCATGGCGTTCGACGTCGCTCGAATTCGTGGGTTGTTCCCCGCGCTGGGTGACGGCTGGATCCACTTCGACGGCCCTGCCGGAATGCTGGTACCCGAACAGGTGGCCTCGGCCGTGTCGACGGCGATGCGTGCCCCGGTCTCCGGACCCGGTGGCGCGTTCCCGGCATCCCAGCGTGCGGAGAGCATAGTGACCGCTGCCCGGCGGGCGGTGGCCGACCTGGTCGGCACCGACCCGGCCGGTGTCGTGCTCGGTCCGAGCGCCGCCGTCCTGATGCGCCGCTTGGTCGAGGCGGTGAGCGACCGCTGGCAGCTGGGCGACGAGGTCATCGTGTCGCGGCTCGACGAGCAGGCGAATCTGGTGCCGTGGCAGCGCGTGGCGAAGCGCATCGGTGCCATCGTGCGCTGGAGCGAGATCGACATCGAGACGTGCGAGCTGCCCGCGTGGCAGTACGAGAGCCTGATTTCCGCGCACACCAAGGCCGTCGCCATCACGGCCGCGTCCGGCTCGGTCGGCACCCGGCCCGACGTGCCGACGGTGGTCGAGTTCGCGAAGCGGGTCGGCGCCCTGGTCGTGGTCGACGCGACCTACGCCGCGCCGTTCGTCCCGCTCGACCTGCCGGAGCTGGGCGCGGACGTGATCGTGGTGTCCGCGCAGTCGTGGGGCGGGCCGGCCGTGGGCGCGCTCGCCTTCCGCGACCCGGAGATGATCGAGCGGCTGCCCTCGGCGTCGCTCGACCCGGACGTCCGGGGTCCGGCGCGGCTCGAACTCGGGCCGCACGCGTACCCGTTGCTGGCCGGGCTGATCGCGTCGATCGACTACCTCGCCGGCCTCGACGACGCGGCCACCGGCTCCCGGCGGGAGCGGCTGGTGACCTCGCTCGGCTCGGCGAAGTCCTACCACGCCGGGCTTCTCGCGCAGCTGAGCTCGGAACTGCGCGCGCTGCCGCACGTGATGGTCATCGGCGACGCGATGCGTCGCATTCCCGCGCTCGCCTTCACGGTGGCGGGCAAGAAGGCGCCGGAGATCGCGGACCACCTGGCCGAACAGGGCCTGTGCGCGTTCGCCGACGACGGGACCAGCGGGGTGTTCGCGGCGCTCGGCGTGGGTGAGGTCGGTGGCGCGGTGCGCATCGGCCTGGCCCACTACTCGAACGTCTTCGAGGTCAACCAGCTGGTCCGCGTCCTCGAAGAACTCCGCTAGCCCTTCGCGGCCAGCAACACCTTCCCGAACACACCACCCTCGTCGAGCGCGCGGTGTGCGTTTCCGGCCTCGGCCATCGGGAGTATCTGACCGACCACGGGCTGGATCGAGCCGTCCTCCACCAGCGGCCACAGGTTCGCGCGCACTTCGGCGACGATCTCGCCCTTCTCCGCCACCGGCCGGGCCCGCAGCGTGGTGCCGGAGACGCTCGCGCGCTTGCCCATCAGCCTGCCGAGGTTGAACTCCGTCTTGGTGCCACCCTGCATGCCGATGATCGCCAGTCGCCCGTTGCTCGCCAGCGCGTCGATGTTGCGGTCCAGATAGGACGCGCCCATGTTGTCGAGGATGACGTCGGCGCCGCCGGTCTCCTTCTTCAGCACCTCGACGAAGTCCTGCTCGCGGTAGTTGATGGTGATGTCGGCGCCGAGCTGGCGGCAGCGCTCCAGGCGCTCCGGGGACCCCGCCGTCACCGCGACAGTCGCGCCGAGGGCCTTGCCGACCTGGATCGCGTGGGTGCCGATGCCGCCGGCGCCGCCGTGTACCAGCAGCACCTCGCCCTCGGTGAGCCGGGCGATCATGACCACGTTCGACCAGACCGTGCACGCGACCTCGGGCAGCGCCGCGGCCGTCACGAGGCCGAACTCGGCGGGCACGGGCAGCAGCTGCACGGCCGGCACGACGACCTTCTCGGCGTACCCGCCGCCCGCCAGCAGCGCGCACACCTCGTCGCCGACCTGCCAGCCCTCGACGCCCTCGCCCAGGGCCGCGATCGTGCCGGAGCATTCGAGGCCGAGGATGTCGCTCGCGCCGGGCGGCGGCGGGTAGTGGCCCTGGCGTTGCAGCAGGTCGGCCCGGTTCACCGCACTCGCGGCGACCTCGACGAGCACCTCGCCCTGGCCGGGTTCGGGATCCGGGACCTCCGTCCACTCCAGGACTTCGGGGCCGCCGGGTTCACGAAAGGTGATCGCACGCATACGCCCGACCCTATCGCGGGAGCGGGTGGGATTCAGCCCAGATCGCGGGCGCCGAAGGTGTCGCAGCGCGCCGGGTCGCCCGTGGAGAAGCCGGTGTTGAACCACTTCTCGCGCTGGGCGGAGGTGCCGTGGGTGAACTGTGAGGTGTCGATCCGCCCGTTGCCGAGGTTCTGCTGGATGTAGTCGTCGCCGATGCGGGACGCGGTGTCGAGCGCGCGTTGCACGTCGTCCTGCGTCACGTCGGTGATCAGGGGCCTGCCGCTCGACGAAGGTGTGGTGGTGGCGTGCTTGCCCCAGACCCCGGCGTAGCAGTCGGCCTGCAGTTCGAGGCGCACCGAGCCGGAGGTCGGTCCGCTGCCGCTGCTGACGCGGTCGGAGGTGCCGAGGAGGTCCTGCACGTGGTGGCCGTACTCGTGTGCCAGCACGTACGCCTCGGGGAAGGGGCCGCCTTCGGCGCCGAAGCGGGTTTGCAGCTCCTGGAAGAAGGAGAGGTCGATGTAGACCTCGGAGTCGGCCGGGCAGTAGAACGGCCCGGTGTCGGAGGTGGCGCTACCGCAGCCGGTGCGAACGCTGCCGTTGAAGAAGTTCGTGGTGGCCTTGCGGTAGGTCCGGCCGGAGCGGGCGAACTGGTCGGTCCAGTAGTCCTGGATCGAGTTGATCATCGCGACGACGGCGCAGTCGTGGTTGCGGTTGGCGTCCGCGCCGGTGTGGCACTCCTGGGAGAGGCTGCCGGCGCTGACCTGCTGGCCGGAGCCGAGCTGGCCGAGCCCCACGTCGCTGCTGCCCGTGGTGCCCACGCCGCCGAGCTGGCTGAGCACGAAGTAGATGAGCACGCCCACCACGCCGAGCCCACCGCCACCGAGCGCCACCCGGGGACCTACGCCTCCGCCACCGCCGCCCCGGAGGTCGGAAACCTCGGAAGTGTCGAGCCCGGCGTCGTCATCGAACCTCATGGTTCCGGAAGCCTAGCCAAAAAGGCCCGGGTGCGGCGCCTTGAGGCCGCACCCGGGGTTGTACCGAGGTTGTCACTGTTGGGGCGGTTGGCTGCCTCTCAGGCCGGCGAGTTTCGCTCTGCCGGTGCTCACGCAGAGGTGGCACCGATGCAGGCCAGATCCTCGCCGTGATGCGCGAGAGGTAGATCGAGCGCATGGCGTTGACACCCGTGCTGCTCACGTCGCGACCGAGCTGAGGTTCACCAAATCCCGGTCGTGGGTCCACAGCCGGCAGTCAACCGCGGGGAATCAATCGTCATTGAACCACCTGACCTTCCCCGGCGGCGGGTCCCGCGCGGTGCACCCGGTAGTGCGCCGGTTGCCGCGGAGCTCGTCCTCCGATGCTCTCCAGCATGCGCCTTTCGGGCGCCGGTCTCAACCGTTCCGTTATCCCACTTCCGGGGATAATCGCCATTCACCGCTATCGTTCCCGGGCATGGGTGATGTGCGCTGGCTGACGCCGCCGGAGCAGAGCGCGTGGCGGGCGTACGTCGTGACCTGGCTGCGGTTGCGTCAGCGCCTGCACCGCGAGCTGACCGACGCGCACGACGTGTCACTGACCGACTACGAGGTGCTCGTGGTGCTCGACGTCCAGGACGGTGGCCGGATGCGGATGTCGGACCTGGCGCACGAGCTGGGTTCGACGAAGAGCCGGCTGTCGCACCAGGTGGGCCGCATGGAGGCCGAGGGTCTCGTGCGCCGCGTCCCCGACCCCGACGACAAGCGAGGGGTCATCGCGGAACTGACACAGGCCGGCAACGCCCTCCTGACCGATGCGGCGCCCACCCATGTCCACGGAGTCCGGCGGCACCTGATCGATCTGCTGACGCCCGAGGAGCAACTGGTGATGAGCGCGGCCTTCACGCGGGTGCTCGAACACCTGAAGGACCTGCCGGACTGAGGAGCTACCCTGCACCTACGGGAAGCGTGGCAGAGCGGCCGAATGCACTCGCCTTGAAAGCGAGCGTGGGGCAACCCACCGGGGGTTCAAATCCCTCCGCTTCCGCTCGCTTGAGCAGGGATTTTGCCGGGCGGTGCCATTGCTGGCGTCACCCGGCGAAGGCCCAGGGTTGCAGTTGACCCCTGTGGCGGGACCGTCG
Proteins encoded in this region:
- a CDS encoding MarR family winged helix-turn-helix transcriptional regulator — protein: MGDVRWLTPPEQSAWRAYVVTWLRLRQRLHRELTDAHDVSLTDYEVLVVLDVQDGGRMRMSDLAHELGSTKSRLSHQVGRMEAEGLVRRVPDPDDKRGVIAELTQAGNALLTDAAPTHVHGVRRHLIDLLTPEEQLVMSAAFTRVLEHLKDLPD
- the ypfJ gene encoding KPN_02809 family neutral zinc metallopeptidase; this encodes MRFDDDAGLDTSEVSDLRGGGGGGVGPRVALGGGGLGVVGVLIYFVLSQLGGVGTTGSSDVGLGQLGSGQQVSAGSLSQECHTGADANRNHDCAVVAMINSIQDYWTDQFARSGRTYRKATTNFFNGSVRTGCGSATSDTGPFYCPADSEVYIDLSFFQELQTRFGAEGGPFPEAYVLAHEYGHHVQDLLGTSDRVSSGSGPTSGSVRLELQADCYAGVWGKHATTTPSSSGRPLITDVTQDDVQRALDTASRIGDDYIQQNLGNGRIDTSQFTHGTSAQREKWFNTGFSTGDPARCDTFGARDLG